A genomic region of Gossypium hirsutum isolate 1008001.06 chromosome D01, Gossypium_hirsutum_v2.1, whole genome shotgun sequence contains the following coding sequences:
- the LOC107921539 gene encoding uncharacterized protein codes for MTPQQARDLISMMAANSQQFRANNKPPRRVHQLSNSTLEDKVDKLTNKMNSLIVEKVKTVRLYDDTTAHLDAVGNFPGPPQRQYDPYANTYNPGWRDHPSLRYGANPRNNQPYQNQFSQQPQGSGNFLETMVNKLATNVLDFQQKTLNFQKELKDFQQKTEATIRELTTSIEKLTSQGKLPSQTEPNPRQNANAVTLRSGKVLELIPNRNLSQEIAQKKPEKDEQVRPKPQLPKIQPPFPERFNQCRRGKEDKEILETFRNVEINISLLDAIKQIPQYAKFLKELCTNK; via the exons atgactccccaacaagcGAGAGACTTGATCTCCATGATGGCTGCAAATTCTCAACAGTTTCGAGCCAATAATaaaccccctagaagggttcaccagctaagtaattcaaccttagaggATAAAGTTGATAAACTTACTAATAAGATGAACTCTCTTATTGTAGAAAAAGTAAAGACAGTCCG tttgTACGATGATACCACGGCCCATCTGGATGCTGTGGGAAATTTCCCTGGGCCGCCACAAAGGCAGTACGACCCCTACGCTAATACCTATAACCCAGGGTGGAGGGACCATCCTAGCTTACGTTATGGGGCCAATCCACGAAATAACCAACCATACCAAAATCAGTTTTCACAACAGCCGCAAGGTTCAGGTAATTTTCTAGAAACCATGGTTAACAAGTTAGCAACTAATGTTcttgattttcaacagaaaactcttaatttccaaaaagagCTGAAGGATTTTCAACAGAAAACTGAGGCGACCATCAGAGAGTTGACCACATCGATCGAGAAATTAACCTCTCAAGGGAAGCTGCcgtcacaaacagaaccaaaccctAGACAAAATGCAAATGCAGTAACATTGCGAAGCGGAAAGGTACTAGAACTAATTCCTAACAGGAATCTTAGCCAAGAAATTGCCCAGAAAAAACCCGAGAAAGACGAACAGGTCCGACCAAAGCCTCAATTGCCTAAAATTCAACCTCCATTTCCAGAACGATTCAACCAGTGTCGAAGAGGTAAAGAGGATAAAGAAATCCTCGAAACTTTTAGGAATGTTGAAATTAACATTTCGTTGTTAGACGCCATCAAGCAAATACCACAGTATGCTAAATTTCTTaaagagctttgcaccaacaagtga